A single window of Plectropomus leopardus isolate mb chromosome 12, YSFRI_Pleo_2.0, whole genome shotgun sequence DNA harbors:
- the LOC121951664 gene encoding LOW QUALITY PROTEIN: rho GTPase-activating protein 30-like (The sequence of the model RefSeq protein was modified relative to this genomic sequence to represent the inferred CDS: deleted 1 base in 1 codon), with the protein MRRVRRKGGNKEKVFGCDLLEHLTASSQEIPQVLQCCSEFVEKNGIVDGIYRLSGVSSNIQKLRGEFEGDGNPDLNKDVYLQDIHCVSSLCKAYFRELPNPLLTYQLYDKFAEAVAIQLEEERLVKIRDVLKELPAPHYRTLEFLMRHLVRMASYSSETNMHSRNLAIVWAPNLLRSKDIEASGFNGTAAFMEVRVQSIVVEFILTHVPQLFPHLGVSSERRKSLPSPSAMPNQDEGFFRSGPTQPLPHFGNISPGDGPLPIRPYHSIIEGTDKRKGSLKGRKWMSIFNIGGRFHDPRRRHKHSAKEKERPVLRPARSMDSLSTPPYPNEGSRRPAQRPPSTNMSPLVTHSPQSGPEVTASTGAMGGSEYAVTYRRGTGLVSGGAGTQGTYTSLDPEGLGVNESLQSRSPGLSTKVGRRAAMHITGPTMVTVPLHITSNLALGVLQGGGGDRVIHRGRDKDGGDRVEGKEAERRESKRMEGKVGEGRKVEEEEKNHSRKVTEGEAVVGAEGNTGAGGGGQEEKEKEEEEEVREECRRSPEPVMGVSRKQRAKSLNSHTEKDNTADDDKDVDDYMDMKGVELADGQPEVALHAHECVFDASDAHNSTEVEADDQELSGYVQDNFEFLDQMDCSVLEHMDCSVSYQVNEFSVEPPGHSDDEYEVMAQASHHSAELQTDLQPGPGIQTQSPTELKPHRPLSMDSHNRHTKSLSLPYMTSPVHGSEDSCSEEEAAADDSDDIDYSSDEDDMFYKSLPSDFILKDLPCEPDSEKRDSCALDGVPQPQLQSSEDRECPSLNPEFSACEESTAGDWGQVEVKDNEDTDGLEENEITKTEEEDQQGRDQLENNRQSKVTEEDVMEDTQSDKEQPFTPEASTLCYADFPPPCDDELSTVADMKAEEEEADMLDDHHSNYPSCHGVPCATQKETDDVSLEEFPLRATEQPRTCDIKDRDSCEGEDREEVVDTCREMVLEIKDSGKNMWEETTGQCNEAIADGEQEEKTEEGDKEQDEAVCGPSGVIWVELEDIICEVIEDEESKLEERMGGREHVAEEENTIKDVGEEEKQVAMVSGQIMEADKGETKVKVEEVKESMETTKEKLTDPETSQKENVTNVPNMNDLEEAIQGKHASDEAQHHDKEEENEKENNDKDRADKQCPTPPRIDKQLKEVRCDMKEMKEGRKCEESDGSLGGVGRKLIISKNPRVYQVKAVPVVPPKPQHCKITALTLRQQQQQREKRDVDRGKEITPRLSMEQDRVSAGDSEDEGRRIKEKQTPRGGEKGERDRRRDGEESASRDSSRNSPLSMCFDEAVAIATMRREKEKECEKEKERQRDWGNEAQ; encoded by the exons ATGCGGAGAGTACGGAGAAAAGGGGGGAACAAAGAGAAGGTGTTTGGATGTGATCTGCTGGAGCACCTGACCGCCTCCTCTCAAGAGA TTCCTCAGGTACTGCAATGCTGCAGTGAGTTTGTTGAGAAAAATGGAATTGTGGACGGCATCTACAGGTTATCTGGAGTGTCGTCCAACATACAGAAACTGAg GGGTGAGTTCGAGGGTGATGGGAATCCAGATCTAAACAAGGATGTGTACCTGCAGGACATCCACTGTGTCAGCTCTCTGTGTAAAGCTTATTTCAGGGAGCTGCCAAACCCTCTGCTCACATACCAGCTGTATGACAAGTTTGCC GAGGCTGTGGCCAttcagctggaggaggagaggctggTTAAGATCAGAGATGTGCTGAAAGAACTACCTGCACCGCATTACAG GACTCTAGAGTTTCTGATGCGCCATCTCGTCAGAATGGCCTCATATTCTTCAGAGACCAATATGCACTCCAGGAACTTGGCCATCGTCTGGGCCCCCAATCTACTCAG GTCGAAGGACATCGAGGCTTCTGGGTTTAATGGCACGGCAGCCTTCATGGAGGTCAGGGTTCAGTCCATCGTGGTGGAGTTCATCCTCACACACGTCCCTCAGCTGTTTCCCC ATTTAGGAGTGTCAAGTGAGAGAAGGAAGTCCCTCCCATCCCCGTCAGCGATGCCCAATCAGGATGAAGGGTTTTTCAGGTCCGGTCCTACTCAGCCTCTCCCCCACTTTGGTAATATCAGTCCAGGAGATGGCCCTCTACCCATAAGACCCTACCACTCTATCATTGAAGGCACTGACAA GAGAAAAGGATCTCTGAAAGGCAGGAAGTGGATGTCCATCTTCAACATCGGAGGACGATTCCATGACCCACGACGGAGGCACAAACACTCAGCCAAAG agaaagaaagaccTGTTTTGAGACCAGCAAGAAGCATGGACTCCCTCAGCACCCCGCCCTATCCAAATGAAG GATCCAGACGTCCTGCCCAGCGCCCTCCTTCCACCAACATGTCTCCTCTCGTCACCCACTCCCCCCAATCTGGCCCAGAGGTCACAGCATCCACTGGTGCAATGGGTGGCAGTGAATATGCTGTAACCTACCGCAGGGGAACAGGGTTAGTGAGTGGGGGTGCGGGGACCCAGGGCACCTACACTTCCCTCGACCCTGAAGGTTTAGGCGTCAACGAGAGTCTACAGTCCAGATCCCCAGGACTCTCCACTAAAGTAGGCCGAAGAGCAGCCATGCACATCACGGGGCCCACCATGGTCACTGTACCCCTGCATATCACCTCTAACCTGGCATTAGGGGTACTGCAAGGGGGCGGGGGCGACAGGGTCATCCACCGCGGCAGGGATAAGGATGGAGGGGACAGGGTGGAAGGtaaggaggcagagaggagggaaagcAAAAGAATGGAGGGGAAGGTGGGAGAAGGCAGAAAGgttgaggaagaggag aaaaatcaCAGTCGGAAAGTGACAGAAGGGGAAGCAGTCGTGGGTGCAGAAGGTAATACAGGTGCAGGAGGTGGTGggcaggaagagaaagagaaggaggaagaggaggaggtcagAGAAGAATGTAGACGGAGCCCAGAGCCGGTGATGGGTGTGTCCAGGAAGCAACGAGCCAAAAGCTTGAACTCCCACACTGAGAAAGATAATACTGCTGATGATGACAAGGATGTTGACGACTACATGG ACATGAAAGGAGTGGAGCTGGCTGATGGTCAGCCAGAAGTGGCTTTGCATGCTCATGAGTGCGTGTTTGATGCTTCTGATGCCCACAACTCGACTGAAGTGGAGGCGGACGACCAGGAGCTGTCTGGCTATGTTCAAGACAACTTTGAATTCCTGGACCAAATGGACTGCAGCGTTCTGGAACACAtggactgcagtgtttcatatcag GTGAACGAGTTCTCCGTTGAACCTCCTGGTCACTCAGATGATGAGTACGAGGTCATGGCGCAAGCTTCCCATCattctgcagagctgcagacagacctGCAACCAGGCCCTGGGATACAAACCCAGAGCCCGACAGAGTTAAAGCCACACAGACCGCTCAGCATGGACTCACACAACCGGCACACTAAATCCCTCAGCTTGCCTTACATGACCTCACCTGTCCACGGATCAGAGGACTCTTGCTCTGAAGAGGAGGCTGCAGCGGACGACAGTGATGATATTGATTACAGTAGTGATGAAGACGACATGTTTTATAAAAGCCTCCCCtctgatttcattttgaaaGATTTGCCTTGTGAGCCAGACTCTGAGAAACGGGACAGTTGTGCTCTTGATGGTGTTCCTCAACCACAACTGCAGAGCTCCGAGGACAGAGAATGCCCGTCACTGAACCCTGAATTTTCTGCATGTGAAGAATCGACTGCTGGAGATTGGGGGCAGGTAGAAGTGAAAGACAATGAAGATACAGATGGACTGGAAGAAAATGAGATAACAAAGACAGAAGAGGAAGATCAACAGGGAAGAGACCAGCTGGAAAACAATAGGCAAAG CAAAGTCACAGAGGAAGATGTCATGGAGGATACTCAAAGTGACAAAGAACAACCTTTCACTCCAGAGGCATCAACACTTTGCTACGCTGACTTTCCACCGCCATGCGATGACGAATTGAGCACAGTGGCTGACATGAaggccgaggaggaggaggcggacaTGTTGGACGATCATCACAGCAATTATCCATCTTGTCATGGAGTTCCTTGTGCTACACAGAAAGAAACTGATGACGTTTCTTTAGAAGAGTTTCCTTTAAGGGCAACAGAACAACCCAGAACCTGTGATATAAAAGACAGGGACAGTTGTGAGGGAGAGGACAGGGAAGAGGTAGTGGACACATGTCGAGAAATGGTCCTGGAGATAAAAGACAGTGGTAAAAACATGTGGGAAGAAACCACTGGGCAATGCAACGAAGCAATAGCTGATGGAGAACaggaagaaaagacagaggaaGGTGACAAAGAGCAGGATGAAGCAGTTTGTGGGCCAAGTGGGGTGATTTGGGTTGAACTTGAGGATATTATATGTGAAGTGATAGAGGATGAGGAAAGTAAGCTGGAAGAGAGGATGGGTGGAAGAGAACATGTTGCTGAGGAGGAAAATACAATCAAAGATGTTGGAGAAGAGGAAAAGCAGGTAGCAATGGTTTCAGGACAGATAATGGAAGCTGACAAAGGAGAGACTAAAGTAAAGGTAGAGGAAGTGAAGGAGTCAATGGAGACAACTAAAGAAAAGCTCACAGACCCAGAGACATCACAAAAGGAAAATGTGACAAACGTACCAAATATGAATGACTTAGAAGAAGCAATTCAGGGGAAGCATGCCAGTGACGAAGCACAGCATCAtgacaaagaagaagagaacGAAAAAGAGAACAATGACAAAGACAGAGCTGATAAGCAATGTCCAACACCGCCAAGGATAGACAAACAACTGAAAGAGGTCAGGTGTGATATGAAGGAAATGAAAGAGGGCAGGAAGTGTGAGGAAAGTGACGGCAGCTTAGGCGGAGTAGGAAGGAAGCTGATTATCTCCAAAAACCCGAGGGTTTACCAAGTAAAAGCTGTTCCAGTTGTTCCTCCGAAGCCACAGCACTGCAAAATAACTGCCCTGACCCTccgacagcagcagcaacaaagagagaaaagagacgtagacagagggaaagaaatCACGCCAAGACTCTCGATGGAGCAGGACAGAGTATCTGCAGGAGACAGCGAAGACGAGGGCAGGAGGATAAAGGAGAAGCAGACacccagaggaggagagaaaggagagagggacaggaggagggatggagaggaAAGTGCCTCACGGGACTCAAGTAGAAACAGTCCCCTCAGCATGTGTTTTGACGAGGCTGTCGCGATAGCAACCATGAGgcgagaaaaggagaaagagtgCGAGAAGGAGAAGGAAAGGCAGAGGGATTGGGGAAATGaagcacagtaa
- the LOC121951247 gene encoding zinc finger protein 91-like isoform X2 has product MLSSVALRAQIASVIDALSKAAVEEIAKVVEDGIVVLRLEMCQGENEIKKLKSNIEVLHKELRSLQERVTLRPDSHGREGSQSDVCDERALLEKVPSDEDQNNISISEVQVKCEPEEEGSEDAGGQPDQLGEEPASYERDSAQWRPTTQTGHNNAHYLDLGQNSLACLPESPLDTELSAPCSSSGVFQHSPYSRGMLGYGQYRNSYNTVRKRTSKRLMFKKGFICPYCGKYFERSGHMERHKRIHTGEKPYRCETCGRQFNQKCSLKEHTKIHRRGTQPSPLEVKVDEKSQIAKLNPCPDSLPPKDESQVNAEDGLPKNEDILTTTIHIKSEPAEENIVQSVFHEGNEQTREEENNFTTFERGSQQWMSRLQGQNNTEISSTEYLSSSAPGMTSFQGITQLLPPPVEASCSTFSFPGKPYGELKNSMVSQTPYGSSDTLMISSEAGLQGMAGATLDHHRHRGSRSFQVIKPKKCFACSYCGKVFERAGHLERHLRIHTGEKPYGCHICGRCFNQKSSLKGHMKTHRNGENKEVLEAHHLMSTMPDNQPLKKVAEPKTRLTVLEEQLPGTTYREAAGVLAF; this is encoded by the exons ATGTTGAGCAGCGTCGCTCTGCGGGCTCAGATCGCCTCCGTAATCGATGCCTTGTCCAAAGCAGCCGTGGAGGAAATCGCCAAAGTTGTGGAGGATGGCATTGTGGTACTGCGGCTGGAAATGTGTCAGGGTGAAAACGAGATCAAGAAGCTAAAGAGCAACATCGAGGTTCTGCACAAAGAGCTGAGATCACTGCAGGAGAGAGTGACCCTGCGACCTGACAGTCATGGGAGAGAGG GTAGTCAGAGTGATGTTTGTGATGAACGGGCCTTGCTTGAAAAGGTGCCCTCTGATGAGgaccaaaacaacatttccataTCCGAGGTGCAGGTGAAATGTGAGCCTGAAGAAGAAGGAAGTGAGGATGCCGGAGGACAACCTGACCAGCTGGGAGAAGAACCTGCCTCGTATGAAAGGGACAGTGCACAGTGGAGACCAACCACTCAGACAGGACACAACAATGCACATTATTTAGATTTAGGGCAGAACTCCTTGGCGTGTCTGCCTGAATCTCCGTTAGACACCGAGCTGTCTGCGCCCTGCAGCAGCTCCGGTGTGTTCCAACACAGCCCGTACAGCCGCGGGATGCTGGGTTACGGCCAGTATCGTAACTCATACAACACCGTGCGGAAGAGAACGTCAAAGAGGTTGATGTTTAAGAAAGGCTTCATCTGTCCGTATTGTGgtaaatattttgagcgttCTGGGCACATGGAAAGGCACAAAAGGATTCACACTGGTGAGAAACCGTATCGCTGCGAGACATGTGGGAGACAGTTTAATCAGAAATGCAGCCTGAAGGAGCACACAAAGATTCACAGGAGAG GTACTCAGCCCAGCCCTCTTGAGGTAAAAGTGGATGAAAAGAGTCAGATTGCCAAGTTGAATCCGTGTCCTGACAGTCTTCCCCCTAAGGACGAGAGCCAGGTGAATGCTGAAGATGGCCTACCTAAGAATGAGGACATTCTCACAACAACCATACACATCAAATCTGAGCCTGCAGAGGAGAATATAGTACAATCAGTGTTTCATGAAGGAAATGAGCAGACAAGGGAAGAAGAGAACAACTTTACAACATTTGAGAGAGGCAGCCAGCAGTGGATGTCCAGATTACAgggacaaaacaacacagagatcAGCAGTACAGAGTATCTCAGCAGCTCGGCGCCGGGTATGACATCCTTCCAGGGGATAACTCAGTTACTGCCGCCACCCGTCGAAGCCTCGTGTAGCACATTCTCCTTTCCAGGGAAGCCATATGGGGAACTCAAAAACAGCATGGTGTCACAAACACCTTATGGATCCTCAGACACACTCATGATATCAAGTGAAGCAGGCTTGCAAGGTATGGCGGGAGCCACGTTGGATCACCACAGACATAGAGGAAGCAGGtcttttcaggtgattaaaccGAAGAAATGCTTCGCTTGCTCGTACTGTGGCAAAGTCTTCGAGCGTGCCGGCCACCTGGAGAGACATTTGCGAATTCACACTGGGGAGAAGCCTTACGGTTGCCATATCTGCGGGAGGTGCTTCAATCAGAAGAGTAGCCTCAAGGGCCACATGAAGACGCACAGAAATG GTGAGAACAAGGAAGTGCTGGAGGCACATCACTTGATGTCTACAATGCCTGACAATCAACCGCTGAAGAAAGTGGCAGAACCCAAGACCAGGCTGACAGTTTTAGAGGAACAGTTACCCGGCACCACGTACAGAGAGGCAGCTG
- the LOC121951247 gene encoding zinc finger protein Xfin-like isoform X1, giving the protein MLSSVALRAQIASVIDALSKAAVEEIAKVVEDGIVVLRLEMCQGENEIKKLKSNIEVLHKELRSLQERVTLRPDSHGREGSQSDVCDERALLEKVPSDEDQNNISISEVQVKCEPEEEGSEDAGGQPDQLGEEPASYERDSAQWRPTTQTGHNNAHYLDLGQNSLACLPESPLDTELSAPCSSSGVFQHSPYSRGMLGYGQYRNSYNTVRKRTSKRLMFKKGFICPYCGKYFERSGHMERHKRIHTGEKPYRCETCGRQFNQKCSLKEHTKIHRRGTQPSPLEVKVDEKSQIAKLNPCPDSLPPKDESQVNAEDGLPKNEDILTTTIHIKSEPAEENIVQSVFHEGNEQTREEENNFTTFERGSQQWMSRLQGQNNTEISSTEYLSSSAPGMTSFQGITQLLPPPVEASCSTFSFPGKPYGELKNSMVSQTPYGSSDTLMISSEAGLQGMAGATLDHHRHRGSRSFQVIKPKKCFACSYCGKVFERAGHLERHLRIHTGEKPYGCHICGRCFNQKSSLKGHMKTHRNGENKEVLEAHHLMSTMPDNQPLKKVAEPKTRLTVLEEQLPGTTYREAAGEQTVMVKLKPNGKDLTSLSQAGTDNGTGGPDQSQVWTSGIEKSSDTEQTVCVVLHDDEYTLSPVAGASNEQHEYTSPIRILPFLDDKEKEEMMQNNQYSIMGMQSRSSDMTLAPELQDQHTAAEVAVNEYTTVSDTSHEGVVFEFNMTASGNHADDCGGDTARENCFICSTCGQSFDSFSQFQTHQCSDITEQSFSCKICGKIFNQMSILKLHLKLHGE; this is encoded by the exons ATGTTGAGCAGCGTCGCTCTGCGGGCTCAGATCGCCTCCGTAATCGATGCCTTGTCCAAAGCAGCCGTGGAGGAAATCGCCAAAGTTGTGGAGGATGGCATTGTGGTACTGCGGCTGGAAATGTGTCAGGGTGAAAACGAGATCAAGAAGCTAAAGAGCAACATCGAGGTTCTGCACAAAGAGCTGAGATCACTGCAGGAGAGAGTGACCCTGCGACCTGACAGTCATGGGAGAGAGG GTAGTCAGAGTGATGTTTGTGATGAACGGGCCTTGCTTGAAAAGGTGCCCTCTGATGAGgaccaaaacaacatttccataTCCGAGGTGCAGGTGAAATGTGAGCCTGAAGAAGAAGGAAGTGAGGATGCCGGAGGACAACCTGACCAGCTGGGAGAAGAACCTGCCTCGTATGAAAGGGACAGTGCACAGTGGAGACCAACCACTCAGACAGGACACAACAATGCACATTATTTAGATTTAGGGCAGAACTCCTTGGCGTGTCTGCCTGAATCTCCGTTAGACACCGAGCTGTCTGCGCCCTGCAGCAGCTCCGGTGTGTTCCAACACAGCCCGTACAGCCGCGGGATGCTGGGTTACGGCCAGTATCGTAACTCATACAACACCGTGCGGAAGAGAACGTCAAAGAGGTTGATGTTTAAGAAAGGCTTCATCTGTCCGTATTGTGgtaaatattttgagcgttCTGGGCACATGGAAAGGCACAAAAGGATTCACACTGGTGAGAAACCGTATCGCTGCGAGACATGTGGGAGACAGTTTAATCAGAAATGCAGCCTGAAGGAGCACACAAAGATTCACAGGAGAG GTACTCAGCCCAGCCCTCTTGAGGTAAAAGTGGATGAAAAGAGTCAGATTGCCAAGTTGAATCCGTGTCCTGACAGTCTTCCCCCTAAGGACGAGAGCCAGGTGAATGCTGAAGATGGCCTACCTAAGAATGAGGACATTCTCACAACAACCATACACATCAAATCTGAGCCTGCAGAGGAGAATATAGTACAATCAGTGTTTCATGAAGGAAATGAGCAGACAAGGGAAGAAGAGAACAACTTTACAACATTTGAGAGAGGCAGCCAGCAGTGGATGTCCAGATTACAgggacaaaacaacacagagatcAGCAGTACAGAGTATCTCAGCAGCTCGGCGCCGGGTATGACATCCTTCCAGGGGATAACTCAGTTACTGCCGCCACCCGTCGAAGCCTCGTGTAGCACATTCTCCTTTCCAGGGAAGCCATATGGGGAACTCAAAAACAGCATGGTGTCACAAACACCTTATGGATCCTCAGACACACTCATGATATCAAGTGAAGCAGGCTTGCAAGGTATGGCGGGAGCCACGTTGGATCACCACAGACATAGAGGAAGCAGGtcttttcaggtgattaaaccGAAGAAATGCTTCGCTTGCTCGTACTGTGGCAAAGTCTTCGAGCGTGCCGGCCACCTGGAGAGACATTTGCGAATTCACACTGGGGAGAAGCCTTACGGTTGCCATATCTGCGGGAGGTGCTTCAATCAGAAGAGTAGCCTCAAGGGCCACATGAAGACGCACAGAAATG GTGAGAACAAGGAAGTGCTGGAGGCACATCACTTGATGTCTACAATGCCTGACAATCAACCGCTGAAGAAAGTGGCAGAACCCAAGACCAGGCTGACAGTTTTAGAGGAACAGTTACCCGGCACCACGTACAGAGAGGCAGCTGGTGAGCAAACAGTGATGGTGAAACTGAAGCCAAATGGGAAAGATTTGACGAGTCTAAGTCAGGCAGGGACTGATAATGGGACGGGAGGACCAGACCAAAGTCAGGTGTGGACATCTGGGATAGAGAAGAGTAGTGATACTGAACAAACCGTCTGTGTAGTTTTACATGATGACGAGTACACACTGAGTCCTGTTGCTGGAGCATCCAATGAGCAGCATGAATATACATCACCAATAAGGATTCTGCCTTTTCTagatgacaaagaaaaggaagaaatgatgcaaaacaatCAGTATTCAATAATGGGAATGCAATCAAGAAGCTCTGATATGACTCTGGCTCCTGAGCTGCAGGATCAACATACTGCAGCAGAGGTGGCTGTAAATGAGTACACAACAGTGAGTGACACGTCTCACGAGGGAGTTGTGTTTGAATTTAATATGACTGCCTCGGGCAACCATGCAGATGACTGTGGTGGGGACACAGCCAGGGAAAATTGCTTTATATGCTCAACTTGCGGGCAGAGCTTTGATAGTTTTAGTCAATTTCAGACGCACCAGTGTAGTGATATCACAGAGCAATCCTTTAGCTGTAAGATATGTGGTAAGATTTTTAATCAGATGAGCATCTTGAAATTGCACCTTAAACTGCATGGAGAATAA
- the LOC121951249 gene encoding oocyte zinc finger protein XlCOF7.1-like: MSFPSSFGTQVAAIMDVLAKAAVAEITKLVEDGSVVLRLEMCRRDTEIQELKRSLKLMEAELSNAQEAATTRATEEKHKQTAAAGNQVPRKDEIEDQEACAVYPEPKSAQSLCEPGQRTEESHEMRPEVKHEPEDGPTTQETTDNTVTTDICFEAGKRDDLIWPPPACRMFEKSSVAMQQHIQIFPPRAEQYAAHRNTETSFNSPSSAAEEIADDSLSVPIKVEEEIRPLCMGGITSESGHSEQFRQASHPAVSQDQRLQSASQQAGPSLALPQRPTADLSRSNTEDHILNKNNLRAKRQMNVWRTNQKLFVCLVCNRGFPRMSQLEEHKASHQPFKPFRCLECGKSFTQKTRLKTHQSVHTGERPFSCKICGKMFSRQDNCLRHERFHSGLKPYSCGQCGKSFTVLGNLKIHQEIHLQGR, from the exons ATGTCTTTCCCGTCCTCTTTTGGTACGCAGGTCGCAGCCATCATGGACGTGTTGGCGAAAGCTGCGGTGGCCGAAATAACGAAGCTGGTGGAGGACGGGAGTGTGGTTCTGCGCCTAGAGATGTGTCGGAGAGACactgagattcaggagctcaaAAGAAGTTTAAAGCTGATGGAGGCTGAACTCAGCAACGCTCAAGAAGCAGCCACGACCCGAGCTACcgaagaaaaacacaagcaaacagcagcagccgGGAACCAGGTCCCCCGAAAAG ATGAAATAGAAGATCAGGAGGCCTGTGCTGTGTATCCAGAGCCGAAGTCTGCTCAGTCACTATGCGAGCCTGGACAGAGAACAGAGGAGAGCCATGAAATGAGGCCAGAAGTGAAACACGAGCCCGAGGATGGACCCACCACCCAGGAAACAACAGACAACACTGTGACAACAGACATTTGCTTCGAGGCGGGAAAGAGAGATGACCTGATCTGGCCTCCTCCTGCTTGCCGCATGTTTGAGAAAAGCTCCGTTGCAATGCAGCAGCACATACAGATTTTCCCTCCTCGCGCTGAGCAATATGCTGctcacagaaatacagaaaccTCCTTTAACTCTccatcatcagcagcagaggaaatCGCAGATGATTCCTTAAGTGTGCCGATAAAAGTAGAGGAAGAGATTCGACCTCTGTGCATGGGAGGAATTACTTCAGAGTCTGGTCACAGTGAACAGTTCAGACAGGCCTCACACCCTGCAGTCAGTCAGGACCAGCGCTTGCAGTCTGCTTCACAACAGGCCGGGCCCTCACTAGCCCTGCCTCAGAGGCCAACCGCAGATTTGTCAAGATCAAACACAGAAGATCACATCCTCAATAAAAACAACCTGAGAGCAAAACGGCAAATGAATGTTTGGAGAACAAATCAGAAACTGTTCGTCTGCTTGGTCTGCAACAGGGGCTTCCCTCGCATGTCTCAGCTAGAGGAGCACAAGGCCTCCCACCAGCCCTTTAAACCTTTCAGATGCCTCGAATGTGGGAAATCCTTCACCCAGAAGACCCGGCTGAAGACACACCAGAGTGTGCACACGGGGGAGAGGCCGTTTAGCTGCAAAATCTGTGGCAAGATGTTTTCGAGGCAGGACAACTGCCTGAGACACGAGCGGTTCCACAGCGGGTTGAAGCCGTACAGCTGTGGACAGTGTGGTAAAAGCTTCACCGTGCTGGGTAACCTCAAAATACACCAAGAGATTCACCTGCAAGGGAGGTAG